The Vigna unguiculata cultivar IT97K-499-35 chromosome 6, ASM411807v1, whole genome shotgun sequence genome contains a region encoding:
- the LOC114187063 gene encoding chaperone protein dnaJ 20, chloroplastic-like: MDVLTIASTLSISKPFQTLSLPNTLQTPRPPQTRFSVSCRATKQQQQVRGVEDNLYKILSLSPNSATTDDIKKAYRSMARQYHPDVCHDSSRKEELTRMFVQLNAAYTTLSNPRLRAEYDYELGLRSRISVGDESWRMRWVEQLAELKRRSHRRTQRNRGSWGTRVRAQTMNSN; encoded by the coding sequence ATGGATGTTCTAACAATAGCCTCAACCCTCAGCATTTCCAAACCATTTCAAACGCTTTCACTCCCAAACACACTCCAAACACCACGTCCTCCTCAAACGCGTTTCTCAGTCTCATGCAGAGCCACAAAGCAGCAGCAACAGGTACGAGGTGTGGAAGACAACTTGTACAAGATTCTAAGTTTGAGTCCGAACAGCGCCACCACCGACGACATAAAGAAAGCGTACAGATCAATGGCGCGTCAGTACCACCCCGATGTGTGCCACGATAGTTCGAGGAAAGAGGAGTTGACGAGGATGTTTGTGCAACTCAACGCGGCTTACACCACCTTGTCCAATCCGAGGCTTCGCGCGGAGTACGACTACGAATTGGGTTTGAGAAGCAGAATTAGCGTTGGTGACGAGAGTTGGAGAATGAGATGGGTGGAGCAACTCGCCGAGTTGAAGAGAAGATCTCACAGGCGTACGCAACGAAATCGTGGATCCTGGGGCACCAGAGTCAGAGCACAAACCATGAACTCAAATTAG
- the LOC114187393 gene encoding high affinity sulfate transporter 1-like, with the protein MSQRVSDEGVRKKMEEIRSGHGDTFSHFHKVESPPKQTLLQEIKHSVVETFFPDKPLNKFKNQTGFRVFVLALQSFFPIFEWGRDYNLKNFRGDFISGLTIASLCIPQDIAYAKLANLDPQYALYTSFVTPLVYAFMGSSRDIAIGPVSVVSLLLGTTLSDEISDIKSHEYLRLAFTATFFAGVTQMALGVLRLGFLIDFLSHAAVVGFMTGSAITIALQQLKGLLGIKNFTKKTDIVSVMRSVFSSAHHGWNWETIVIGLAFLVFLLVAKYIGKKNKKLFWVAAISPMISVIVSTFCVYITRADKKGVAILKHVKKGVNSSSAGEIFFSGKYLGPGIRVGVIAGMVALTEAVAIGRTFAAMKDYPLDGNQEMMAIGAMNIIGSLTSCYVSTGGFSRTAVNNMAGCKTAVSNIVMSMVVLLTLLLITPLFKYTPNAVLASIIIAAVLGLVNIEAIILLWKIDKFDFVACMGALFGVVFINVEIGLLIAVAISFSKILLQVTRPRTAILGKLPGTTVYRNVWQYPKAIQIDGMLIVRVDSAIYFSNSNYIKDRILRWLTDEETQRITSGLSRIEYLTVEMSPVTDIDTSGIHACEELYKSLQKRRVQLILANPGPIVIQKLRASKLTDVIGENNIFPTVADVVSTFGSNGEELL; encoded by the exons ATGAGTCAACGCGTGAGTGACGAGGGTGTGAGAAAGAAAATGGAGGAAATAAGAAGTGGGCATGGAGATACTTTTTCACACTTTCACAAGGTGGAATCTCCTCCTAAGCAGACACTTCTCCAAGAAATCAAACATTCTGTGGTTGAGACTTTCTTCCCAGACAAACccttaaacaaatttaaaaaccaaaccGGCTTTAGAGTCTTTGTATTGGCCCTGCAATCTTTCTTCCCCATTTTCGAATGGGGCAGAGACTACAATCTTAAAAACTTCAGAGGTGATTTCATTTCTGGACTCACCATTGCAAGTCTTTGCATCCCTCAA GACATTGCATACGCAAAACTTGCAAATTTGGATCCCCAATATGCACTAT ACACTAGTTTTGTTACCCCTCTTGTATATGCTTTCATGGGAAGCTCAAGAGATATTGCCATTGGACCCGTATCTGTTGTGTCCCTCTTGCTTGGGACTACACTGTCCGATGAAATCAGCGACATCAAAAGTCACGAATACCTGCGCCTTGCGTTTACTGCCACCTTCTTCGCAGGAGTCACTCAAATGGCACTTGGTGTTCTCAG ACTTGGTTTCTTGATTGACTTTCTTTCTCATGCTGCCGTTGTGGGATTCATGACTGGATCTGCCATTACAATTGCACTGCAACAGCTTAAGGGTTTGCTTGGCATAAAAAATTTCACTAAGAAAACTGATATTGTTTCTGTCATGCGCTCGGTTTTCAGTTCAGCACACCATGGG TGGAATTGGGAGACAATAGTCATCGGATTAGCATTCTTGGTTTTCCTTCTTGTAGCCAAGTATATT GGTAAAAAGAATAAGAAGCTCTTTTGGGTGGCTGCAATTTCCCCTATGATATCTGTCATAGTGTCAACCTTTTGTGTCTATATAACCAGAGCAGACAAGAAAGGCGTGGCAATT CTTAAACATGTCAAGAAGGGTGTGAATTCATCATCTGCTGGAGAGATTTTTTTCAGTGGAAAATACCTGGGTCCTGGTATTCGTGTTGGTGTAATAGCTGGTATGGTAGCACTCACG GAAGCTGTAGCGATTGGGAGAACATTTGCTGCCATGAAAGACTATCCACTTGATGGCAACCAAGAAATGATGGCAATAGGAGCAATGAACATCATTGGTTCTTTAACATCTTGTTATGTGTCTACTG GCGGTTTTTCTCGCACAGCAGTGAACAACATGGCCGGTTGTAAAACTGCAGTATCGAACATCGTTATGTCGATGGTTGTGTTATTGACTCTGCTACTTATTACGCCGCTATTTAAGTACACTCCAAATGCGGTGCTTGCTTCTATTATAATAGCTGCTGTGCTTGGGCTTGTGAACATTGAAGCTATTATTCTTTTATGGAAGATTGACAAGTTCGATTTTGTTGCTTGCATGGGAGCCCTCTTTGGTGTGGTGTTCATAAATGTTGAGATTGGCCTTCTAATTGCG GTGGCTATATCTTTTTCCAAAATCCTTTTACAAGTGACAAGACCAAGGACAGCAATATTAGGGAAGCTTCCTGGAACTACTGTTTATAGGAACGTCTGGCAATACCCCAAAGCAATCCAAATTGATGGCATGCTGATTGTCAGGGTTGACTCTGCAATCTACTTCTCAAACTCCAACTATATCAAGGACAG AATTTTGAGATGGCTGACTGATGAAGAAACCCAAAGGATAACAAGTGGATTGTCCAGAATAGAATATCTCACTGTTGAGATGTCAC CTGTTACTGATATTGACACAAGTGGCATCCATGCTTGTGAAGAGTTATACAAGAGTCTTCAGAAAAGAAGAGTGCAG CTTATCTTGGCTAACCCAGGACCAATTGTGATACAGAAACTCCGTGCATCTAAGTTAACAGATGTCATTGgagaaaataacatatttccaACAGTGGCTGATGTTGTTTCAACTTTTGGTTCAAATGGTGAAGAATTATtatga
- the LOC114188761 gene encoding chaperone protein dnaJ 20, chloroplastic-like, protein MDVLRFTSNLSTTQMLPLSKKHQTQPPRTKFSVSCRATKQKPCAVEENLYKVLSLSPMSATTDDIKKAYRSMALQYHPDVCHDGSKKEELTRMFVQLNEAYTTLSNPELRADYDYELGLRSKKSVGDESWRCRWQEQVVELKRRSHTRMAQREGSWGSRVRARNMNSNETYE, encoded by the coding sequence ATGGATGTTCTCAGATTCACCTCAAACCTTAGCACCACTCAGATGCTTCCACTGTCAAAAAAACACCAAACACAACCACCTCGTACAAAGTTTTCCGTTTCATGCAGAGCCACAAAACAGAAACCATGTGCGGTGGAGGAGAACTTGTACAAGGTACTGAGTCTGAGTCCCATGAGTGCAACCACAGATGACATAAAGAAAGCGTACAGATCAATGGCTCTTCAGTACCACCCTGACGTGTGCCATGACGGTTCCAAGAAAGAGGAGTTGACGAGGATGTTTGTGCAACTCAACGAAGCCTACACCACGTTGTCGAACCCAGAGCTTCGAGCAGATTATGATTATGAGTTGGGTTTGAGAAGCAAGAAAAGTGTGGGTGATGAGAGTTGGAGATGTAGGTGGCAGGAGCAGGTGGTTGAGTTGAAGAGAAGGTCTCACACTCGTATGGCACAGAGGGAGGGATCGTGGGGCTCTAGAGTCAGAGCACGAAACATGAATTCAAATGAAACATATGAATGA